One window of Branchiostoma lanceolatum isolate klBraLanc5 chromosome 8, klBraLanc5.hap2, whole genome shotgun sequence genomic DNA carries:
- the LOC136440888 gene encoding tigger transposable element-derived protein 6-like, translating into MPINTPEKKRNDLTLGDKVKVIQMLNGVPKMSQAEVAKKFGCSQSQVSRAYKNKATIMQQWEANLNPNRKRKREGKDGAVEDALHRWFVNARAMGAPVSGPILLEKAKDLAESLGDSDFKPTEGWLSRWKDRHNIVFKRAHGEKRDADVSSAEDWTRDVLPGILREYDPELIYNCDETGLFYRALPNGTLAAKGENVAGGKKAMDRISILFTCNMTGTDKLTPLVIGHSKNPRCFRCNHVPLPWYANKRAWMTGEIFTEWVKKVDRDMGRRQKKILLVLDNCTAHPKDVQLENIRVLYLPSNTTSIIQPLDQGI; encoded by the coding sequence ATGCCAATCAACACGCCGGAGAAGAAGAGAAATGACTTAACCTTGGGGGACAAGGTAAAGGTCATCCAGATGCTGAATGGTGTGCCCAAGATGTCGCAAGCGGAAGTTGCCAAGAAGTTTGGCTGCTCCCAGTCGCAGGTTTCCCGGGCCTACAAGAACAAGGCAACGATCATGCAGCAGTGGGAGGCGAATCTCAACCCCAACCgcaagagaaagagagaagggAAAGACGGCGCAGTCGAGGATGCACTCCACCGCTGGTTCGTCAACGCAAGGGCGATGGGAGCGCCTGTGTCAGGCCCGATCCTACTGGAAAAGGCCAAAGACCTCGCAGAGAGCCTCGGCGATTCGGACTTTAAGCCGACAGAAGGGTGGCTGAGTCGATGGAAGGACAGGCATAACATCGTCTTCAAAAGAGCACACGGGGAGAAGCGGGACGCTGATGTGAGCTCTGCAGAGGACTGGACAAGGGACGTGCTGCCGGGCATCCTGCGAGAGTACGACCCCGAGCTGATCTACAACTGCGACGAGACAGGTCTGTTCTACCGTGCACTACCCAACGGCACCCTGGCAGCGAAAGGAGAAAATGTTGCAGGTGGTAAGAAGGCTATGGACAGGATAAGCATCCTGTTCACATGCAACATGACGGGGACCGATAAACTCACTCCTCTTGTCATCGGACACAGCAAGAACCCGCGGTGTTTCAGGTGTAACCACGTCCCGCTTCCCTGGTACGCCAACAAGAGAGCATGGATGACCGGAGAGATCTTCACTGAATGGGTGAAGAAGGTTGATCGCGACATGGGGCGGCGACAGAAGAAGATTCTTCTTGTCTTGGACAACTGCACCGCCCACCCAAAAGACGTTCAACTGGAGAACATTCGAGTCCTCTATCTCCCCTCCAACACCACCTCTATCATCCAACCCCTTGACCAGGGAATATGA